From one Plasmodium yoelii strain 17X genome assembly, chromosome: 12 genomic stretch:
- a CDS encoding initiation factor 2 subunit, producing the protein MDDKFYLTFSKRKKKKVSGTINKEKFKKNFSKSEKYVKVSILNKNTSKKTLLHTLFKGFVKPCNEKSTVFYSILCIINNIYKCPYFTKHRCLICKPIYYNRVLKLKQESEDNDKSDDIDDDPSTSLKYNLYHNRRKVDISGVTKEDKKNDISGISSSNTSNNKFESINKNNETISNNCMGKTYSNTCTDKECSKIDSEEKKQGKSVSVQNAQEENEDERDDDDDNKIKKNKIKREEIKHDKNEKGENYEENKNTITYDPLKTSTINNKTKLSLNNNKQNNSSNKTNLFSTCPFPNILNGKINLSNTQQYNFLSHDNKINYLDLYNFDLFDKTNIYDKILLDLNQNEIHTNILRTGIYFNKYMNTTHNHRNVDLLMALKSFIKDYTLPPYEPINRHMKIVIDKEINYIIMCKKHSISMGEVIRWFKNMVTESIGKHVLDEIKEIIINNINNYIRTKIIIPSINISNYVSEYIIEDKDILLIYTFDYDIYISMINAKKKGKTFEIFLVDSEPYKNSHNIKLYIKLGIPVTYTLLSSLSYNIKKCTKVLLGIDSIMHNNIYGYAGTSMICMISKVNNVPVYIVCETYKISNKIIIDSFSMNNINNNIDVYDYIYLHHYHNSKHHHNNIPSIRKNDKIAVDSGLEFNKKLNNFIESYPDIKSNQILFSNINNESYIGSTNSLNQNMKCPKPTIIYSSGNPNKFYKKRRKENEKKHNINNICDPNESPKYNDASIKCKHDSNSFDKSNIQKFNDNQSSSLYIENKNDQTSNNILKKNIFSLHEEEKTSLFIKVVKDEKMNTLIMKKNSYEEININKTNQDEISIGENNTNQTSQSASGLKKKETPVFRNTVKDISNERIVSSKSIMKIVDESNDNKKVETINICINHKHNFTNVSNDCKNMNKKNKQFYNIKNDKAFYEQKNSYFINFKNYLDISSNNSNPKIKQNEIEEEKTSCNNVCDSICSSIGNLNIKNICRDRHNETNLFSSVLSHIDKIKTNTDKSFYVANICNDVTPLNYISYIVTEVGVYTSENKNSLNVFIQNNI; encoded by the coding sequence ATGGatgataaattttatttaactttttctaaaagaaaaaaaaaaaaagtgagtggaacaataaataaagaaaaatttaaaaagaatTTTTCCAAAAGcgaaaaatatgttaaagtgtcaatattaaataaaaacacgAGTAAAAAAACTCTTCTACACACATTATTTAAAGGTTTTGTAAAGCCCTGTAATGAAAAAAGTACAGTATTTTATTCCATTCtatgtattattaataatatatataaatgtccCTATTTTACAAAGCATCGATGCTTAATATGTAAGccaatatattataataggGTATTAAAATTGAAACAAGAAAGTGAAGATAATGATAAAAGCGATGATATTGATGATGATCCAAGTACATCcttgaaatataatttataccaTAATAGGAGGAAGGTAGATATAAGTGGGGTAACAAAAgaagacaaaaaaaatgacataAGTGGTATTTCAAGTTCAAACACTAGTAACAACAAATTCGAaagtattaataaaaacaatgAAACTATTTCAAATAATTGTATGGGGAAAACTTATTCCAATACATGCACAGATAAAGAATGTTCTAAAATTGATAGCGAGGAAAAGAAGCAAGGAAAGAGTGTGTCGGTGCAAAATGCccaagaagaaaatgaagatgaaagagatgatgatgatgataataaaataaaaaaaaataaaataaaaagggaAGAAATTAAACATGATAAGAATGAAAAAGGAGAAAattatgaagaaaataaaaacacaATAACATATGACCCTTTAAAAACAAGCACTATaaacaataaaacaaaattaagtttaaataataacaaacaAAACAATTCTtctaataaaacaaatttatttagTACATGCCCATTTCCTAATATcttaaatggaaaaataaatttgtcTAATACTCAgcaatataattttttatcgcatgataataaaataaattacttagatttatataattttgatttatttgataagacaaatatatatgataaaatattgttaGATCTTAATCAAAACGAAATAcacacaaatatattaagaacaggaatatatttcaataaatatatgaatacaACACATAACCATAGGAATGTTGATCTGTTAATGGCATTAAAATCTTTTATAAAAGATTATACATTACCCCCTTATGAGCCAATTAATAGGCATATGAAAATTGTGATtgataaagaaataaattatattataatgtgtAAAAAGCATAGCATAAGTATGGGAGAAGTAATTAGATGGTTTAAAAATATGGTAACAGAAAGTATAGGTAAACATGTTTTAGacgaaataaaagaaataattattaataatattaataattatataagaaCTAAGATAATTATTCCatctataaatatatcaaattatGTATcagaatatataattgaagataaggatattttattaatatatacttttgattatgatatatatatatctatgataaatgcaaaaaaaaaaggaaaaacgTTCGAAATTTTCCTAGTAGATTCAGAACCATATAAAAATTCAcacaatataaaattatatataaaattgggTATACCTGTTACATATACATTACTTAGTAGCTTAtcttataatattaaaaagtgTACTAAAGTTTTATTAGGTATTGATTCTATtatgcataataatatatatggttATGCAGGAACAAGTATGATTTGTATGATTTCAAAGGTAAATAATGTTCCTGTATATATAGTTTGtgaaacatataaaataagtaataaaataattatagatAGTTTTAGtatgaataatataaataataatatagatgtctatgattatatatatttgcatCATTATCATAATTCAAAACAtcatcataataatattccatctataagaaaaaatgataaaattgcAGTAGATTCAGGTTTagaatttaataaaaaactgaataattttatagaatCATATCCAGATATAAAATCGAATCAAATTTTGTTTagcaatataaataatgaaagtTACATAGGAAGCACAAATTCCTTGAATCAAAACATGAAATGTCCAAAACCAACTATTATTTATTCTTCAGGAAATCccaataaattttataaaaaaagaagaaaagaaaatgaaaaaaagcacaatatcaataatatatgtgATCCAAATGAGTCTCCAAAATATAATGATGCATCTATAAAATGCAAGCATGATAGCAATAGTTTTGACAAAAGTAATATTcaaaaatttaatgataatCAATCATCTTCtctatatatagaaaataaaaatgatcaaacatcgaataatatattaaaaaaaaatattttttccttgcatgaagaagaaaaaacaTCTCTTTTTATAAAAGTTGTTAAAGACGAAAAAATGAACACActaataatgaagaaaaacaGTTACGAAGAAATAAACATTAATAAAACGAATCAAGATGAAATTAGCATAGgagaaaataatacaaatcaAACAAGCCAGAGCGCGTCTggtttgaaaaaaaaagaaactcCAGTTTTCAGAAACACAGTTAAAGATATAAGTAATGAAAGAATTGTTTCGTCAAAAAGCATTATGAAAATAGTAGATGAAtcaaatgataataaaaaagttgaaacaataaatatatgtattaatcACAAACACAATTTTACAAATGTATCTAATGattgtaaaaatatgaataaaaagaataaacaattttataatataaaaaatgataaagcattttatgaacaaaaaaatagttatttCATTAactttaaaaattatttagatATCTCATCGAATAATTCAAACcctaaaataaaacaaaatgaaattgaagaagaaaaaacTTCATGCAATAATGTTTGTGATTCCATTTGCAGTTCTATTGGAAatttaaacataaaaaatatatgcagaGATAGACATAACGAAACAAATCTATTTAGTTCTGTTTTATCACatattgataaaataaaaacaaataccGATAAATCATTTTATGTAGCTAATATATGTAACGATGTCACTCCACTTAATTATATTAGTTACATTGTTACCGAAGTGGGGGTATATACaagtgaaaataaaaactcCTTGAACGtttttattcaaaataatatttaa
- a CDS encoding GDP-L-fucose synthase, putative, giving the protein MSRVCIITGGTGLLGNSFREVVKNENPNFIESENEIIVNSNDKNVIKKYVFLSSKMCNLKNYDDTKNFFEKNKFTDIIHFAAHVGGLYANKNNNLQFLLNNLDINLNIVKICHKYSITRGIFALSTCIFPEKCDLPLIEENVHDGRCHLSNEGYSTSKRVLEILVRCYREKYNYQWMCIIPTNIYGKYDNFNLENGHVIPSIIHKIYLAKVNNTDVKLMGNGSAIRQFIYNRDISNILYYILNTYYSQNLTIIKNNIFNVIFSTNLPSNELSIKELANKIKHYMKFNNEILFDDTQDNGIHKKTASNDKLMSIINSSFSFTDIDKGLKETIDWFISEYKSIRK; this is encoded by the exons atgtcaAGAGTATGCATAATTACTGGTGGTACTGGTTTATTGGGAAATAGTTTTCGGGAAGTggtaaaaaatgaaaatccAAATTTCATTGAAAGTGAAAATGAAATCATTGTAAATtctaatgataaaaatgtaattaaaaaatatgtttttttaagttCTAAAATgtgtaatttaaaaaattatgatgatactaaaaatttttttgaaaaaaataagtttactgatataatacattttgcAGCCCATGTGGGAGGTTTGTACgcgaataaaaataacaatttacAATTTTTGTTAAACAATTTagatattaatttaaatatagtCAAAATTTGTCACAAATATTCG ATAACTAGAGGTATATTTGCACTATCCACGTGTATTTTCCCTGAAAAATGCGATTTACCATTAATTGAAGAAAATGTTCATGATGGAAGGTGTCATTTAAGTAATGAAGGTTATAGTACATCGAAAAGAGTCTTAGAAATATTGGTTCGATGTTATagggaaaaatataattatcagTGGATGTGTATAATACCTACAAATATTTATGGTAAATATGATAACTTTAACTTAGAAAATGGTCATGTAATACCTTCTATTATtcataagatatatttaGCAAAAG ttaatAACACAGATGTTAAACTCATGGGAAATGGCTCAGCTATTCGTCAATTTATTTACAATAGAGATATAAGTAATATTTTGTACTATATTCTCAATACTTATTATTCACAAAATTTAACCATTATTAagaataacatttttaatgttatttTCTCCACGAATTTACCTTCAAATG AATTAAGTATCAAAGAACTGGCGAACAAAATAAAGCATTATATGAAATTTAATAACGAAATATTg TTTGATGACACGCAAGACAATGGAATTCACAAGAAG acGGCGTCCAACGATAAACTAATGTCTATAATAAATAGCTCTTTTTCATTTACTGATATAGATAAAG GTTTAAAAGAAACTATTGACTGGTTCATTTCCGAATATAAAAGCAtaagaaaatga